The segment ACAAAACTAACGTTAAGTGTGTCAAATTCAACACCAGTTAACAACACGCCGATTACCATAACATCTACATTAACGGATGCAAACAATAAAAAGCTTGCAAGTCAGAACATTACATTAAACATTAACGGTAAATCATACACTTTAAAAACAAATGCTAATGGTGTGGTAACACAATCATACACTCCAACGAAGATTTCAACTCAGACAATTACAGCTGCATACAAAGGAAACAGCCAATACAATAACAGTACCGCAACAACAAAGATAACAGTTAAAAATAAGATTAACACAAAAACCACAACATCCACAGTAAAAGGAATCATAGGAGAAAAACTAACACTCAAGGCAACAGTAACTGATACAAGCAATAAAAAAATCAATGAAGGAAATCTAATCTTCAAATTAAATGGTGTGACAATCAAAGACAATGGTAAACTCACAGGCTCATCCAATCCACTTAAGGTTAAAGTAACCAATGGAGTAGCCACTGCTACAATAACACCTGACTTGGATATGAGAAATGCCGACAAGTTAACAGCATCATATATTGGTACAGCTATTTACAATGCTTCAGCTAGCAGTGCTGTTAAGATACAGGTATCTCAGAGAAATGCCAGCATTGTAGTAAGCAGTAATGTCAAAACAATAAAACAAGGACAGGTATTAACGTTAACAGCTAAGGTATACGATACCACAAACGGTAAAAAATCAACTAACCTTGCCAAGTTTGCTGATGAATTCGTATACTTTAAGGTAAACGGTATAACCCTCAAAGACTCAAAAGGAAATATGCTTAAGGTTAAAGTGGTCAACGGTACGGCAACCACCAAGTACACTATACCGCTGGGATTATCCGGTGTAACTGACGGTAAGACCATGACACCAAAAAATCACACAATACTTGCTGGTTTCTACAATAAAAACTACCAGGAAAATATCAGAAACACCAGTACATTCCAGGTTGAAAGATCAAACATCACCATTAGCATAGCTAATGCTACAGTAAACAATAAAACTCATAAACTATCACTAAAAGCAACTATTAAGGATTATCTTGGTAATATAGTAAGTGGTCCTAATAAGTGTGTGATTAAAATTAATGGAGTTAGCCTTAAAAATGGTACAGAACCGATGTATTACTATTCAACCAATGGAATACTAACCATTAAAAATATTGATATTCCTGCATACAATAAATATGCTAGTATAGAAATAGTAACACAGGATAGGCTGGCATATAAGAGTCAACGTAACACTACAAGTGTTATTAAGGTTGTTAAATAAACTTAATCTCCCCTAAACTCCTTTTTTTTTATTGAATTATATTTTGAGCAATAATATATTCAAATCTATTTTCCATGTCTTATTTTACACTTGCAATCAATGTCTGGGTTAAAAGTTAGTTTACCTGCATTAAAAAAGGTTTGAAGGGTGGTTATATGTTTATCACATCAAAGCTTTTTAAATCAAGCAGGTCAAATGTGAGCACATTAGGGCTTACGCATACCTCACCTATGCCTGTTATTAGCTTGTATGCTTCAAATGCCTCCATACATCCGATGATATTTGGTGTTGGACCTATTACCGGTGGCACTCCACTTGTTACCTTTTTAAGGCTTTGCAGGCATTCATCATCCAGTGGCCTGTTTTGTGATGGCAGGTTGAACATTTCCTCATAGCTTTTGGAGTCCGGAAGGAATACGCTTACCTGTCCGGATGTTGCATGTATTGCTCCGTGGATGAATGGGATTTTGTTTTCTCTGGCATATCTTGAGACTATTACTCTTGTAAGTACGTTGTCCAATGCGTCTATTACCACGTCGGAGTCATCTATTATTTCTGCTATGTTGTCTGTGTCTACATGTTCGTTGAATGAGGTTACCTTGACGTATGGGTTTATCAATCTTACCTTTTCCTTTGCCACGCTGCTTTTTGACAGTCCCAGTTTGTCTAGTGTTGAGAGTGATTGCCTGTTCAGGTTGGATAGATCGAATGCATCTTCATCTACCAGTCTAAGATGTCCTGCTCCCATTCTTGCCAGCATTTCTATGCATTCTCCACCGATTCCTCCACAGCCGATTACCGTTATCGTGGCTTTCTTGAATTTTTCCTGTTGTTTTTTATCCACTATACTCATTTGACGGGATGCTATTTCCCAGTATCCATCTCCAATGTATCTTGTTGGCATGTTTATCACCTTATTCTTCTTATTTTTCTAAGTATGTTTGTAAAGTCGTCATATGCTTGACTATAATTTTTGTAGTCATGTCCTTCTATTAGTCCATCCTTTCTTATAGTGATGTGTTCTGTTTTTATCTTTTCTTCATCATATTCGATGTATTTCATGTTTTCTATTGTTTTTTCTATGTTGATTTTATATGGCAGTTGGTATTTGAAGTTACCCTTGTCATAGTCCAACACAATCTCCTCAGTATCTTCAAGCTGCGTTAAGTTTAACAGAATCTTTTTGTATCCTTCACTTTTTAGTTTATCGTTAATCTCTTTATATTTATTGTCTGACATAATCCGGGATATGTCATCCACTTCAACTATAGCACTTGTATCTAAATTTCTAACCTTTACTACTTGACAGCCGGTTGCTTCTTTTACAATCTTTTCACATCTGTCAGTCTGATCTATCCGTTCGCGTGTAATTGGTGTATTCGTCTTTAGTCGTGTTGCAAGGCATGTCGTGTTTCTATGGTAGGGTATGTTGTTTTTTTCCAGGTATTCATGTATATCCCTGGATGTTAAACCCGCATCCATCAGTGGCGTTTTAAAGTCGTTGTCATATGTAACGAGTATTCCGGGTCTGTCCAGTGTCAGGTCGCTTAAATTGTTTCCGTCGATGATGTAATCATAGCCTTTTTTTTGGGCTGTTTCTTTGATTTT is part of the Methanosphaera sp. BMS genome and harbors:
- the larE gene encoding ATP-dependent sacrificial sulfur transferase LarE — translated: MNLEEKISKVKNALKDKKVLLAYSSGSDSTLLAHISSEVAEKTLLVTIDNGLFAENFIENVKSSIDNLKVEHEIININFHENEEILENRSDRCYICRQLMYEKIKETAQKKGYDYIIDGNNLSDLTLDRPGILVTYDNDFKTPLMDAGLTSRDIHEYLEKNNIPYHRNTTCLATRLKTNTPITRERIDQTDRCEKIVKEATGCQVVKVRNLDTSAIVEVDDISRIMSDNKYKEINDKLKSEGYKKILLNLTQLEDTEEIVLDYDKGNFKYQLPYKINIEKTIENMKYIEYDEEKIKTEHITIRKDGLIEGHDYKNYSQAYDDFTNILRKIRRIR
- a CDS encoding HesA/MoeB/ThiF family protein, translated to MPTRYIGDGYWEIASRQMSIVDKKQQEKFKKATITVIGCGGIGGECIEMLARMGAGHLRLVDEDAFDLSNLNRQSLSTLDKLGLSKSSVAKEKVRLINPYVKVTSFNEHVDTDNIAEIIDDSDVVIDALDNVLTRVIVSRYARENKIPFIHGAIHATSGQVSVFLPDSKSYEEMFNLPSQNRPLDDECLQSLKKVTSGVPPVIGPTPNIIGCMEAFEAYKLITGIGEVCVSPNVLTFDLLDLKSFDVINI